A part of Agromyces protaetiae genomic DNA contains:
- a CDS encoding DNA-directed RNA polymerase subunit alpha → MLIAQRPTLTEENISEFRSRFVIEPLEPGFGYTLGNSLRRTLLSSIPGAAVTSIRIDGVLHEFSTVPGVKEDVTEIILNIKNLVVSSEHDEPITAYLRKQGAGEVTAADISAPAGVEVHNPELVIATLNDSAKFELELTIERGRGYVSASQNRNEYSEAGQIPVDSIYSPVLKVTYRVEATRAGERTDFDKLIVDVETKPAVTPRDAIASAGRTLVELFGLARELNTAAEGIEIGPAPVDAVLSSELSIPIEDLDLSVRSYNCLKREGINTVSELVALSESQLMNIRNFGQKSVDEVKDKLTEMGLSLKDSVPGFDGAHFYTGFDDEN, encoded by the coding sequence GTGCTGATCGCACAGCGCCCGACGCTCACCGAAGAGAACATCTCGGAGTTCCGTTCGCGGTTCGTGATCGAGCCCCTCGAGCCGGGCTTCGGTTACACCCTGGGCAACTCGCTCCGCCGCACCCTCCTGTCCTCGATCCCCGGCGCAGCCGTGACGAGCATCCGCATCGACGGCGTGCTCCACGAGTTCTCGACCGTCCCGGGTGTCAAGGAGGATGTGACGGAGATCATCCTGAACATCAAGAACCTGGTCGTCTCCAGCGAGCACGACGAGCCGATCACGGCCTACCTGCGCAAGCAGGGCGCCGGTGAGGTCACCGCCGCCGACATCTCCGCTCCCGCGGGTGTCGAGGTGCACAACCCCGAGCTCGTCATCGCGACGCTCAACGACTCGGCGAAGTTCGAGCTCGAGCTCACGATCGAGCGCGGCCGCGGCTACGTCTCGGCTTCGCAGAACCGCAACGAGTACTCCGAGGCCGGCCAGATCCCGGTCGACTCGATCTACTCGCCGGTGCTCAAGGTCACCTACCGCGTCGAGGCCACCCGTGCCGGCGAGCGCACCGACTTCGACAAGCTCATCGTCGATGTCGAGACGAAGCCGGCGGTCACGCCGCGCGACGCCATCGCGTCGGCCGGTCGCACCCTCGTCGAGCTCTTCGGCCTCGCCCGTGAACTCAACACCGCGGCCGAGGGCATCGAGATCGGGCCCGCCCCGGTCGACGCCGTGCTCTCGAGCGAGCTCTCGATCCCCATCGAAGACCTCGACCTCTCGGTCCGCTCGTACAACTGCCTGAAGCGCGAGGGCATCAACACGGTGTCCGAGCTCGTGGCTCTCTCCGAGTCGCAGCTCATGAACATCCGCAACTTCGGTCAGAAGTCGGTCGACGAGGTCAAGGACAAGCTCACCGAGATGGGTCTGTCGCTGAAGGACTCGGTCCCCGGCTTCGACGGCGCCCACTTCTACACGGGCTTCGACGACGAGAACTAA
- the rplQ gene encoding 50S ribosomal protein L17 — translation MPKPTKGPRLGGGPAHERLLLANLAAALFTHKSITTTETKAKRLRPLAERLVTFAKRGDLHARRRVLAVIGDKAVVHELFTVIAPQVADREGGYTRITKIGNRKGDNAPMAVIELVLEPVVKKTRAAKPAAAEAPAAPAEVVEEEVVETEAAEAPVEETEVVEAAAEETAEVAEEAVEAEAK, via the coding sequence ATGCCGAAGCCCACCAAGGGCCCCCGCCTCGGAGGCGGACCCGCGCACGAGCGGCTGCTGCTCGCGAACCTCGCCGCCGCGCTGTTCACCCACAAGTCCATCACGACGACCGAGACGAAGGCCAAGCGCCTCCGTCCGCTCGCCGAGCGTCTCGTGACGTTCGCCAAGCGCGGCGACCTCCACGCTCGCCGTCGGGTGCTCGCGGTCATCGGCGACAAGGCCGTCGTCCACGAGCTGTTCACGGTCATCGCCCCCCAGGTCGCCGACCGTGAGGGCGGCTACACCCGCATCACGAAGATCGGCAACCGCAAGGGCGACAACGCGCCCATGGCGGTCATCGAGCTCGTGCTCGAGCCGGTCGTGAAGAAGACCCGCGCCGCCAAGCCGGCCGCTGCCGAAGCGCCCGCCGCTCCGGCCGAGGTCGTCGAGGAAGAGGTCGTCGAGACCGAGGCCGCCGAGGCTCCCGTCGAGGAGACCGAGGTCGTCGAGGCTGCCGCCGAGGAGACCGCAGAGGTCGCCGAGGAGGCCGTCGAGGCCGAGGCCAAGTAA
- a CDS encoding acyltransferase family protein: MARPAQRIPEDRDLSIDFARALCLPVVVLLHALQMGIGGDPLRAFNALAGFEPLAWATWPLMIMPVFFICGGFASITQWRRLRGHGETVAHYVRIRFIRLAQPVVLVVLAVGAVLAGMLAAGVDPEFARTFAFRLAEPLWFIPVYAICTALVPAMSWLHRHAPWATYLGLAGGVVVVDAFTRGLGVPLGALNWLFVWLFAQQLGFGLRDGWFARRARLALVGMAVGAYGVIAVLVTWFEYSHDMLDNLNPPTLAILALSLGQVALFSLAQPAIRRFATRRAVLGTVFVFGVYGMTIYLWHTFAMAVVTAGELALGLPFPPVLSPSWWATRPLWIVAIAVVVAGCCLVVPRLEALWPKARERRTPLAAVVVWGLATIVGVGVILTQGYLPWQHGVLGWALVAVGVVGLIVGGPGKREPDVPAAGRAGAGAVSAATTAVQTSGEPRGI, from the coding sequence GTGGCCCGACCCGCCCAGCGCATCCCCGAAGACCGCGATCTGTCGATCGATTTCGCACGCGCGCTCTGCCTCCCCGTCGTCGTGCTCCTGCACGCCCTGCAGATGGGCATCGGCGGCGATCCGCTGCGGGCGTTCAACGCGCTCGCGGGCTTCGAGCCGCTCGCGTGGGCGACGTGGCCGCTCATGATCATGCCGGTGTTCTTCATCTGCGGCGGCTTCGCGTCGATCACGCAGTGGCGGCGGCTCCGGGGGCACGGCGAGACGGTGGCGCACTACGTGAGGATCCGGTTCATCCGGCTCGCGCAACCGGTCGTGCTCGTCGTCCTCGCCGTGGGAGCGGTGCTCGCGGGCATGCTCGCGGCGGGCGTCGACCCCGAGTTCGCGCGCACGTTCGCGTTCCGCCTCGCCGAGCCGCTGTGGTTCATCCCCGTGTACGCGATCTGCACGGCGCTCGTGCCGGCGATGTCGTGGCTGCACCGTCATGCCCCGTGGGCGACGTATCTGGGGCTCGCGGGCGGGGTCGTCGTGGTCGACGCGTTCACGCGCGGGCTGGGCGTGCCGCTCGGCGCGCTCAACTGGCTCTTCGTGTGGCTCTTCGCGCAGCAGCTCGGGTTCGGGCTGCGCGACGGGTGGTTCGCGCGGCGCGCGAGGCTCGCGCTCGTCGGGATGGCGGTGGGTGCGTACGGCGTCATCGCGGTGCTCGTGACGTGGTTCGAGTACTCGCACGACATGCTCGACAACCTCAACCCGCCGACGCTCGCGATCCTCGCGCTGTCGCTCGGCCAGGTCGCGCTCTTCTCGCTCGCGCAGCCCGCGATCCGCCGCTTCGCGACGCGGCGGGCGGTGCTCGGCACGGTGTTCGTGTTCGGTGTGTACGGCATGACGATCTACCTGTGGCATACGTTCGCGATGGCGGTCGTGACGGCGGGCGAGCTCGCGCTCGGGTTGCCGTTCCCGCCCGTGCTGTCGCCGTCGTGGTGGGCGACGCGGCCGCTGTGGATCGTCGCGATCGCGGTCGTCGTGGCAGGGTGCTGCCTCGTCGTGCCGCGGCTCGAGGCACTCTGGCCGAAGGCCCGGGAGCGGCGCACGCCACTCGCGGCGGTCGTCGTCTGGGGGCTCGCGACGATCGTCGGCGTCGGCGTCATCCTGACGCAGGGGTACCTGCCGTGGCAGCACGGGGTGCTCGGCTGGGCGCTCGTGGCGGTCGGCGTCGTGGGGCTCATCGTGGGCGGGCCCGGGAAGCGCGAACCGGATGTCCCGGCCGCGGGCCGTGCAGGCGCAGGCGCGGTCTCGGCTGCGACCACGGCCGTGCAGACGTCGGGGGAGCCCCGCGGAATCTAG